The DNA sequence TCATCAACACTTTGTAACCATGCAAATTGGCTATGCAAAAAACTGGCTTGTTGCTCGTTTAATTGAATCACCAAGGCTTGTTCTAATTGCGAGCTAATATCTAGCAGTTTGAGCTCACTAAACAAATAGTGTTCAAACTGCAGCAAACTAAACTCGCGTTCAACCCCTTCCATTTCCATTTCATGCATGCCCAACGAAGGAATAAATACCAAGGCATTGTCACTTAATTCTACGGTCTGCCCATTTATTCCTACCTGCCCTGCTATTTTCTTAAACAGCATAATTTCACCCAACATATGGAAATGAGTAGGAATAACTAACTTAGGCTCTTCAATGATATGAAAACGCCTAAGGTAGTAAGGCTTACCTTGCGGAAGATGGATGTTTTCAAAACTGAGAGCGTGCGCGGCCATAATAGCAATAATTTAATATAAAACAGTCTAAACATTACATATTAGCCGGCATTAAAGCAATAAATTAACAGCACTAACTTCAGGAGTGATTATGGCGACTATAACTAACCCTATTCTTACAGGCTTTAGACCTGATCCATCTATTATCCGCGTTGGCGATGACTACTATATCGCGACCTCAACCTTTGAATGGTTTCCTGGCATTATGATTCACCATTCAAAAGACATGGTTAACTGGAAAATCATTGGCCATGTTCTTAACACCGTAGAGCATCTTGATATGCGCGGTATGGATAACTCTGAAGGCGTATATGCGCCGGCACTAAGCTACGCCGATGGCAAGTTTTGGTGTTGCTTCTCTAATGTTCACTCTTGCCGAGGCGGTACGTGGATGTCTACCCCTGCGTATGTGGTCAGCGCTGAAGACATCAAAGGCCCGTGGAGCAAACCGGTTTCAATTGGCAATTACGGCTTTGATCCCTCGTTATTTCATGACGACGATGGCAAAAAATATATGCTAAATATGGTGTGGGATGGCCGTAAAAATACTGATTTCTTTGGGGGTATTATTTTACAAGAGTTTGACCCAGAGAAAGGTCAGTTAGTAGGTGATGACAAAATTATTTTTGAAGGCACTAAGCTGGGCTGTACCGAGGGCCCACAAATTCTAAAAAAAGACGGTTGGTACTACCTAATTACCGCAGAAGGCGGAACGTCTTACGACCATGCAGTGACCGTTTGTCGAGCCAAAAATGTGTGGGGACCGTACGAGGTTCACCCACATAACCCTATTCTTACGTCTCGCCATCAAGATGATGCCGAATTACAACGTGCGGGCCATGGCTTCTTAGTTGAAACCCAAAACAATGAGTGGTTCCTATCGCACTTATGCGGCCGCCCCATTGCCGATCCCGACAATCAAGCGAATACTCTAAAATACGGCCAAGGTCGCTGTACCTTAGGGCGTGAAACAGCATTACAAAATGTAGAGTGGCGTGACAACTGGCCATATGTGGTGGGGGGGACCACACCTCGCATTGAAATTCAGGCGCCTAAATTAGCCGCTCACCCTTGGGCTGAAGAAGCCAGTCGAGATGATTTTGAGCATGCCAAGCTGGCAGATAAATACCAGTCATTAAAAGACCCCTTTGACGAATCGTGGTTCTCTTTAACTCAGCGTCCAGGTTATGCGCGCTTGGTTGGCCGAGATTACCTATACTCTCGCTACAATCAAAGCCTATTAGCCCAGCGTTTAACCGCATTTAATTGCATCAGCGAAACCGCAGTAGAATTTGAGCCCAAATCGCCAAGACAAATGGCCGGTTTAGTGGCCTACTATTCGCGTGGCGGTCATTACTTCTTAAAAAGCTCGGCCAACGATGCGGGCCAACAAACCGTGCAACTAGTGGGTGATATCAACGATGAATATCAAGAATACACCGACGAAATACTCGTTGGCACTTGCCAGCGCATTTATATGCGCCTAGAACTGGACACGCAATGGTATCAATTCAGCTACTCATTAGATGGTAGCAACTGGCAAAAAATTGGCCCTACCCTTAACGCGACCTTTTTATCTGATGAAGGCAGCGGTGACATCTTTCGTTTCACCGGTAGTTTGCTAGGTTTATTTGCCTGCGACTTAACTGGCAAGCATATTCCCGCTGATTTTGACTACTTTGAATACAAAGTTCTAGATTGACGCAAGCTGGTTAGCAACAAAAGCAGCGCACTGGCCAAGCTACTTGGCTAGTGCGATCTAACTCTTACTTTTTCTCTTCCACATCAATTTTGAATCTCTAAATTGATTTAAATCAGTATCTTGCTAGCAATAGAACGCCACACTCACTGCATTATTTTTAACCATTTAGCAGCAAAATATGACTTCAAAAATCCGTTTGTTACTCGCACCATCTTGCTTTTGCTTTCTGCTAAGTGCTGCTCACTTCTACCATGCCCAACAACACATCTACGTTAGCCTTTGTATCATGGGCTTTTTTAGCGTACTTATTCGCCATCCAATGTGCTTACGTTTCAACCAATTAGCTATGCTACTGCTCACTGCTGAATGGATAAACACGCTGGCCGAGATATATGTGCTGCGTAGCGCTTATGACCAACCATGGATGCGCATGGCAGTGATTCTTGGTCTCGTCGCGCTATTCCACTTTATTAGCGCTCTGTTATTTCAACACCACCGAATTCGCCGCTACTTTGGTTACCCAAGACAATACTTGTTTCGTTAAAAACGCTGGCTTCATGCTCGACAATACTCGCCATAGAGTTAAGCAACAGCCTCAGCTATAATCGGCCTCTTTTTATGCAGGCATCTATTCTAGTGAATCGTTTTTTATCTCTTTATGCCGAGCGAAAAGCCGCTGCAACGACCACATTTAAAGGCAGAGGCGCGCGCCGAGTCCGTTGCGAAACATGCCAAATGCCACAACAGCATTGTTTCTGCGACCAAGCTATTCTGCAAACCAGTCACTGTGGTTTTGCCTTATTAATGCACAATATGGAAGTGTTGCGCCCAAGCAATACGGGCCGTTTTATCGCCGACATCATTCCTGATACCCATGCATTTATTTGGCAACGAACCGAACCTTGCCAAGCCTTACTAAACTTATGTCACCAACAACAATGGCAGCCTTACGTGGTTTTCCCTGCCCATTTCAGTGAGCCGCAGCGTGTTCATCATGACATTGCCCCCCCGCAAGGCCAAAAACCCTTGTTTATTATGCTGGATGGCAGCTGGCGAGAAGCGCGAAAAATGTTCCATCAAAGCCCTTGGTTAGATCAATTTCCGGTGATCTCGATTAACCCCGAGCAAGCTTCACGTTATGGCTTGCGCTCTAGCCCGGTAAAAGGACAGTGGGCCACAGCCGAGGTGGCGGCTCAGCTTTTAGCGATGAACGGTGAACACAATAATGCCAAACTGTTAGAACAGCGCTTTAAGTCTTTTACTCAACAAACTCTCGCAGGAAGAAATCATCAGTAGGCTTTTTCACCAGTTATATGCCATTTACCCGACATTTTAGCTAACACTTTCGTGAGTTAGCTCACGCCGTTGAAAACGTTATCAAGCAAAAGCCATTTTGCTATTATTTGAGACTATGCCAAATACGTAAGTTGTTGTTATGATGTTTCCCGCTTGATAAGACAGGGCATAATTTATACAAATTATGAAGCTCTGCAAAGGCAAGCAAACTAAAAAATAGAGTATTATTTCAATTGTTCAGGAGACACAATGTCTAAAAGCACTGGTACCGTTAAGTGGTTTAACGAAAAGAAAGGGTTCGGTTTTATTTCTCAAGAGTCTGGCGCAGATGTGTTTGTACACTTCCGTGCGATTCTTGGTGGTGGATTTAAATCACTTGAAGAAGGCCAGAAAGTAGCATTTGACGTTGAAGACGGTCAAAAAGGCCCACAAGCGGCCAACGTAGAAGTTGTATAAATAACTTCAAGAAGCATAACCATGGGATTGGTTGTGCTTCCTATCTTCCCCCCTGTTCTACGCTAAGCTAAATCCATAAAATAGATATGTTGTGGCCCCGCTGGTCCTCCTTGATACAACACTCCACTGTCTTCAAAACCGCAAGCTAAATACAAAGCCTGAGCAGCCTTATTACGGCAATTTACTGTTAATGCGAGTTGTTGCTGTTGAACATTTAATGTCGCCAAATACCGTTTTAGCTGCGCCCCTGCAGCAAAGCCATAACCTTTACCTTGATCGTTTTTCCCTACAAAAAAAGAACGCAATAAGCAGCCTGCTGAAAGCGCAAATACATCTTGATAAGGATAGTCGCTATCTATGACAAAGAACCCCACCACCGTCTGTTCGACCAACATGACATGCGCGCTTTGGCCAGCGCTTAACTCTTTTAATATTTGAGCAATGGGCTTAACAAAATGTTGTTGCTGATCGGCAACTCGCAAGGCCATTAAGGGAGATATATGCGCGTGTGACAAGGCTTGTAATCTAACTAACTCAGTCATTCAATACTTGTTCCTTAAGTGCAGCCTCGCGGCCCATCATTAAGTGTTTACGGTCTACACCCCATCGGTAACCGCCTAAGGCGCCATTGCTACGGATCACTCTATGACAAGGAATAATAAAAGCAATAGGGTTTTTAGCCACTGCACTCGCCACCGCGCGGGTTGCATTAGCAGTGCTGACTTGCTGGGCTAAGTGTTGATAAGAGCACAGCCTAGCAAAAGGTAGTTTTAATAAAGCCTGCCACACCTGCAACTGAAAATTAGTCCCCTTAAGCCATAACGACAAGGGTTTTTGTTTATCCTGATACGGAGTAAACACCCGCGTTAATAGACTTTGGCTACGCATATTATTGACCTCTAAATTGGCCTTTGGCCATGCCTTAACAAGCTCTTGCAAAGGCGTATTATCGGCATCCGCCTCACAAAAGCTCAACTGGCAAATGCCACGCTCAGTGCTGGCTACAAAAGCCCAACCAAAAGGAGTGATCCCCCAGCCATAAACAATGTTCAAGCCTTGGCCTAGGGTTTTAGCCTCGCCAGGAGTGACCGCTTCAACATTAACAAATAAATCGTAAAGGCGGCCACCACTCGATAAGCCCAAATCGTAAGCCAGCTCTATCACTGAGCTCGTCTCAGCTAACTGCTCACGCGCCTTTTGCAAAGTAAGATATTGCAAAAAACGTTTAGGCGATACACCTACCCATTGGCTAAACAAGCGCTGCATATGTGATTCACTAAAACCAACGATTTTAGCCAAATCGGCTAACTCAGGCTGTTGCTCTTGGTGATCAATCAAATAGGCCATGGCTTGGCTGATTTGTTGATACTCTCGCTGAGATTGCAAAGACCGCTGCTCCATTGTCACTCCTTATTTGCTTTGCCAGACACTTTAACTGAATACCCACTCCAGCTCGACCCGATAATGGCAAAGTAACAAAAATGGGAAACCATGGGGCAATCTAATTGGCTTGCTGCAGTTGTAGCTCTGTTTGCAGAATGATTTGCGCGACTTCACCGGATGCAATCAGCTTTTTAAGCTCCTCATCAACCAAAGGCACCAACTCTGCTCGGCTTTCGTGAATGTAGTGATATAAAGGAAAAAACGCTAAAGGGCGCGAATAACTTACTTGCTTTTCCACTCCCATACGCTGTAGGGCAACGATTCCATCAAGCTTATTAGTTAATACCAAATCGGCACGCTGTTTAAGCATAAAACCCAACGCTTTATCGGTAGAGTCTAGTTCAACAACTTTATCTGAGGTGGCGGTAAGATCTGCACTATGTTTCACCCCCCGTACAATAGCGACTTTACAGTTAGGCAGATCAGATAACGTCGCCACAGGAGCCTTCTTTGTGCTTAGATAAAACGCCGTCGACTCTAACGAATAGTAAGGTGTGGGAACTCTGATCATATTGGCGGTTTGTTCACCGTAACTCCAAACTCGCATGACTTCGCCGTCAACTAAACCGTTAACCGCCGCAGACTGCGCTCGTTTAGCTGGCAGACTAGATACCTTTAGGCTTATGCCCAGTTTGTTATATACCGTATTTAATACCGCTATTCCTACCTTCTGCTCAAACAAATGCTCTATGGCAGCGAAGTGAACCGATTCCGTCGCCTTAAGTGCACTGCTAGCGGTAAGTAAAACCACAGCCAAGCTTAGATTTTTAAACACATAACCCCTTTACAAATAAACTGCACAACCAGCTAATACCTCACTTAAATTCTAGACCAAGTAATCGATGTTAGTTTACAAAAAAATTGGCCTCTCGCCAGCAGAGACACTCCGCTAAAACCATTTAAGGCCGAGTGAACAAACGAAACGGAATTTACTAGTAAACGGCCAAAAAATGCTGCTATTTTGTTTAGCGATAAGCGCTATAATACTGGCAAAATGCAGTATAAGGTTCGGTAACGTGTTTAAACCCAAAGCGGCCAGTTGGATTAGTTTATATTTCTCAGGCTTATTTTTTGCCTGGGGCATATTTTTGCCTTTTTGGGCGCTCTGGTTAGAAAGCGAAGGTTTAGACCCGAGTCAAATAGGCCTATTGCTAGGTTTTGGCATGTTAGCCCGTTTTCTGGGTAATGTGTTGCTCATGCCACGAATAAAATCAGCGAAACACTTGCTACCAGGGATCCGCTGGGTGAGTTTTGCCAGCATCTTAGTGGTTGCCAGCCTATGCTGGTTAAATGGTTACTTTTGGTTAACCCTTCTTACTCTGGCCGCTAACTTCTTTATTGCAACGCTGATCCCCTTGGGTGATGCCGTAGCCACCAAATGGGTTAGCCAGTTACAACTCGACTACGGTCGCGTACGGGTATTCGGCTCTATCGCCTTCATTGTTTCTTCAACCTTATTGGGCATTGGCCTTACTTATTTTTCTCACTCTCTTATTCTTTACGCCACCTTAGGGTCATTGGTGCTTATGTGGGGCTTAAGTTTATTAACGCCTGCGGCACCACTGGTCGATGAAGAACACGACGGCGAGCCGGTAAACAACCGTTTATGGGCCGTGCTAAAACAAAAACACGCGCTAAAATTTATCGCGGTAACGGCGTTAATCCAAGGCTCTCACGCCGCCTATTACGCCTATAGCACCCTGTATTGGAAAAGCATTGGCTATGCCGAATCTACCATTGGCTATTTGTGGTCAATTGGTGTTGCACTAGAAATGGCGATTCTTATTTTTGGTAGCAAGTGGTTTAAAAGCTGGAATGCCAACCAGATGTTTTTACTGGCTGCAGTGGGGGGCGTAATCCGTTGGGGTGTATTTGGTAGCACCGAGTTTTTATCATTAATGATGCTGTCGCAAGGATTACATGCGCTAACCTTTGCGCTAACTCAACTCGCCGCGATTAAATACATCGCCAGCGAAGCGCCAAAATCACAAGCTATTCCCTTGCAGGCTTTGTATTCTGCCATCGCCTTAAACATGGGCACCGCTTTGCTTACCTTTATCAGCAGTGCCTTATATGAACCATTAGGTGCTGGTATTTTCTTAATGATGGCCAGTTTATCAGCCTTAGCAATTCCGTTGCTACTTATCAATGGTCGAGCCGCCAAGCGCAGTACTTAAGGCAGCGTTTAAGGCAGCAATTGCTATATTAGCGGTATTACTCAGGGAAACTTGGTCGGTCTGCACTTCCCTCTCGCTGCTTGGTTTGCCAATGAGGTGCTATCCAAGTGGCTGAATGTGATGGCGCAAGGGGGGCAATTCCCAAAATGGCATCGGCGGCCTTTTCGGCGACCATAATAGTTGGCGCATTAAGATTTCCATTTGGAATAGTGGGAAATATTGATGAGTCCACAACACGCAGAGCACGGATCCCATAAACCTGACAGTGGCTGTTAACTACAGCCATGGGGTCGTTATCAGCCCCCATTTTACAGCTACAAGATGGGTGGTAGGCGCTTTCTACATTTTGCCTAACCCATCGGTCGATCTCTTCATCACTGTTAACATCAACACCAGGTTGAATTTCTTTCCCTCGGTAGCTATCCATAGCGGCTTGAGCCAATATTTCTCGAGTTAAACGAATACAATCACGCCAGTCTTGTTTATCTTGCTCAGTGCTAATGTAGTTGAATTCAATATTGGGCTTTGCCTGTGGATCTGCCGACGTCACCCATATGCGGCCGCGGCTTTGTGGTTTATTTGGCCCAACATGCACCTGAAAACCATGCCCATCAAAAGCCGCTTGGCCGTCGTAACGCATGGCCGCAGGCAAAAAATGATATTGAATATTGGGCCATTTCAATCCGGCGCGCGAACGAATAAAGGCACAAGACTCAAAGTGGTTACTGGCCCCTAATCCATCTTTTCGTAGTATCCAGCGGGCTCCGATCAAGCCTTTGCTAATCAGCCCTAGTTTACTGTTAAGCGTAATCGGCTGGTGACAAGCATATTGAAAATACACCTCTAGGTGGTCTTGCAGGTTTTCC is a window from the Agarivorans sp. TSD2052 genome containing:
- a CDS encoding tRNA-uridine aminocarboxypropyltransferase, translating into MNRFLSLYAERKAAATTTFKGRGARRVRCETCQMPQQHCFCDQAILQTSHCGFALLMHNMEVLRPSNTGRFIADIIPDTHAFIWQRTEPCQALLNLCHQQQWQPYVVFPAHFSEPQRVHHDIAPPQGQKPLFIMLDGSWREARKMFHQSPWLDQFPVISINPEQASRYGLRSSPVKGQWATAEVAAQLLAMNGEHNNAKLLEQRFKSFTQQTLAGRNHQ
- a CDS encoding 3-phenylpropionate MFS transporter; amino-acid sequence: MFKPKAASWISLYFSGLFFAWGIFLPFWALWLESEGLDPSQIGLLLGFGMLARFLGNVLLMPRIKSAKHLLPGIRWVSFASILVVASLCWLNGYFWLTLLTLAANFFIATLIPLGDAVATKWVSQLQLDYGRVRVFGSIAFIVSSTLLGIGLTYFSHSLILYATLGSLVLMWGLSLLTPAAPLVDEEHDGEPVNNRLWAVLKQKHALKFIAVTALIQGSHAAYYAYSTLYWKSIGYAESTIGYLWSIGVALEMAILIFGSKWFKSWNANQMFLLAAVGGVIRWGVFGSTEFLSLMMLSQGLHALTFALTQLAAIKYIASEAPKSQAIPLQALYSAIALNMGTALLTFISSALYEPLGAGIFLMMASLSALAIPLLLINGRAAKRST
- a CDS encoding substrate-binding periplasmic protein, which translates into the protein MFKNLSLAVVLLTASSALKATESVHFAAIEHLFEQKVGIAVLNTVYNKLGISLKVSSLPAKRAQSAAVNGLVDGEVMRVWSYGEQTANMIRVPTPYYSLESTAFYLSTKKAPVATLSDLPNCKVAIVRGVKHSADLTATSDKVVELDSTDKALGFMLKQRADLVLTNKLDGIVALQRMGVEKQVSYSRPLAFFPLYHYIHESRAELVPLVDEELKKLIASGEVAQIILQTELQLQQAN
- a CDS encoding glycoside hydrolase family 43 protein, with translation MATITNPILTGFRPDPSIIRVGDDYYIATSTFEWFPGIMIHHSKDMVNWKIIGHVLNTVEHLDMRGMDNSEGVYAPALSYADGKFWCCFSNVHSCRGGTWMSTPAYVVSAEDIKGPWSKPVSIGNYGFDPSLFHDDDGKKYMLNMVWDGRKNTDFFGGIILQEFDPEKGQLVGDDKIIFEGTKLGCTEGPQILKKDGWYYLITAEGGTSYDHAVTVCRAKNVWGPYEVHPHNPILTSRHQDDAELQRAGHGFLVETQNNEWFLSHLCGRPIADPDNQANTLKYGQGRCTLGRETALQNVEWRDNWPYVVGGTTPRIEIQAPKLAAHPWAEEASRDDFEHAKLADKYQSLKDPFDESWFSLTQRPGYARLVGRDYLYSRYNQSLLAQRLTAFNCISETAVEFEPKSPRQMAGLVAYYSRGGHYFLKSSANDAGQQTVQLVGDINDEYQEYTDEILVGTCQRIYMRLELDTQWYQFSYSLDGSNWQKIGPTLNATFLSDEGSGDIFRFTGSLLGLFACDLTGKHIPADFDYFEYKVLD
- a CDS encoding GNAT family N-acetyltransferase; this encodes MTELVRLQALSHAHISPLMALRVADQQQHFVKPIAQILKELSAGQSAHVMLVEQTVVGFFVIDSDYPYQDVFALSAGCLLRSFFVGKNDQGKGYGFAAGAQLKRYLATLNVQQQQLALTVNCRNKAAQALYLACGFEDSGVLYQGGPAGPQHIYFMDLA
- a CDS encoding cold-shock protein — protein: MSKSTGTVKWFNEKKGFGFISQESGADVFVHFRAILGGGFKSLEEGQKVAFDVEDGQKGPQAANVEVV
- a CDS encoding bifunctional transcriptional activator/DNA repair enzyme AdaA, encoding MEQRSLQSQREYQQISQAMAYLIDHQEQQPELADLAKIVGFSESHMQRLFSQWVGVSPKRFLQYLTLQKAREQLAETSSVIELAYDLGLSSGGRLYDLFVNVEAVTPGEAKTLGQGLNIVYGWGITPFGWAFVASTERGICQLSFCEADADNTPLQELVKAWPKANLEVNNMRSQSLLTRVFTPYQDKQKPLSLWLKGTNFQLQVWQALLKLPFARLCSYQHLAQQVSTANATRAVASAVAKNPIAFIIPCHRVIRSNGALGGYRWGVDRKHLMMGREAALKEQVLND